The DNA region aaacactcTTTCATTTCTCTCGTCACCGATAAGGAAAAGTAGGGCAAAGAACGGTATAGAGCGGAGAGGTGAAAAAGATCGCTGTAATGACGCTGGGTGGTACGCGGTGGCGCCGCATACATTAGGCAGAGGGCAAGTCAAGAGCTCTTGGGCGACGCCATTCTTCTACATTAATTGGGGGGCAAGGGTCTCTTCGGCAAGACTCGATCAGTTTCTCTGTGGAACTTTCCCCCTCCTCCTTGATTTCCTTCCGTTACGTCACGTTGCTTATTTGCTCTCGatcttttttctccctttttttgtctcattccctccctttctctaGGTAATTATTCCTGTACGACTTCCCACCTGTACCAGTGTATACACCTTGTCTGCAGTATTGTATAAATTTATGGTCTTCTTGAAATCATGCCAACTATCATGTCTTTATCCTTTTTGCTTTCTTTAATCCTTTAATAATACATTCCCCGCGAGGCTATTGAAAATCAAAGTCAATCTTGCGTTTATCAAATGGTACATAAATAACACAACTGacaagataaaaaaacaaaaacacgtacGTACAGAAATTTACATGGTCACCCTAAGGAGTGGAGTATGGCCATTTAACAGCGCTTATGAGGGAGAGTACCCGGCAAAGAGAAATTATCTTAATATCAGCACTTTATAGAGCAAAATTCGCTGCGATTGTGATTCGCATaagatttgaaaatgaaatttatttgaaTAGTCTCGCAAAGTTTAAGAAAATTCTTCTACAGCCATCAGATCAGGTGCGAGTTGTAATCAGGAAAACATAGAGGAGACAAAAGGTTATGACACCGTTGCCGCCCATGCGTTTTCTTACCTTCGTAATTGACCTGTCCGTCACCATCGATGTCGGCTTCCCTGATCATTTCGTCGACCTCCTCGTCCGTCAACTTCTCGCCAAGATTCGTCATTACGTGACGCAGTTCAGCTGCACTAAAGTAAAAAAACAGGAAGAGGGCGCTTTGTCATAATAATGTATGACAATCATCACGATAAGTATCATTCAGCAACGAATGCGGTTTATAGATGATTTATTGTGATATTGCAGTCATAGCAATATGGTGTAATATACGAGGGGAGGAGTTTTAAACAAACGAGATTGATTTTCATAACACAGTGTTATCACGTGAATAAACAGGTATAGAAGTGAGTGAGAGAGTGTATGTctgagagagaaagggagagggagaggagaacacacacacacacacacacacagaggagaAAAAAGAGGCAAATTGATAGAGAAATTGAGTTTGGAGGTATTTTGCTTTGCTTACCTGATGTAGCCATTACCGTCCTTATCGAACACTCTGAAGGCTTCCCTGATCTCCTCTTCGCTGTCCGTCTCCTTCATCTTTCTCGCCATCATTGTGAGGAATTCTGGGAAGTCGATAGTTCCATTTCCTGTTTTGATAAGATTCACACAAGGAAAAAGACGGCTGAAAGAAATCATTGTAGCCCTCTGGTGCAAGTGCTAAATTGTTCCCCAAACTTGTAAGTGTTGAAGAAATGATGAGTAAAGTTGCGGGTGAACTTGATGGAAAACAGAAGAGCACTTGTCAAATCCTTGACGAAATACTCTTCTAAGttgatcattaaaaaaaaaaatagattgttTTCCTTAGATTCTTTTTAATTTATCTGTCTCCATGATGCACTTTCGTCATCATCTAAATCAACCAATATATCTACGTAGATATTGCACGTTAATTTAAAACCACGCTCATTTTTTTCCATTAGTGAACAAATTCCTTATTCTGAGCTACGATGAGTCCTATATACCTCCATTGGCTGCATATTGACAACCGAGGAAATCTAATTGCTTTATGGCAAACACAGCACGTTACAAAAGTACAACATTATGCTAGAAATACTGTGACAAGAAGTTCACTTTAACTTTAGCATCACTTTAACTTTAGCATAGCGACAACGGCACGACATTATTTCAATGAACCTACTCTGGAAGTCTTTTTCCCCTCCAGATTTATCGAATATTCTTTAAGAATTGGGGCAAGTTGAGTCGACCAATTCCACAGAATAAAAGGCGCGAATGCATGTTTCCAGCAGGAGTTTAAATATTTATCCAGACTTTGGTTTTACTTGGAGGAAGGAGGTACTGTTTGCCGAAGCGGACATCTGCAGATCATAATAATTTTTACCTCTTCATTCAAACCGACATACCAGAGGTCACTGAAGattacaaggaaaaaaaaaaacccagcaagaTTTCTTCTCTTACGTCGTAGATGACATGTGAAGATAAAAGTTTTGAACGAAAAAGTCACCAGAGTCTCAGGTAAGCTTCTATTCTCAAATGCCCATTTGTAAACTTTCGTCTTTCCGTGAGGTTTGAACTTGCAAGTTGATCAGTGTTGGTTTGAAATATTATactagcaacatttttttttcatgccttcTGCATTATGTGTTCTCGTTTCAAAACGCAGTTCTATTGCTTATATTATACAAGGTATGTGTGTACACACAATCTATTAAAGTTTTAGGCCTAATTATCTAATTAGAATGAATTATTCGAGAGGCAAAGCTTTTAGGGATCAGAATATATTCAGTACCGAAAGAAGATTGACGCAACTGACGATGCTGACGGTGATTTATAGCGCACGAGTGAGATGATAATTATACAATGTCCAATCAATTGTGGCTTAGAGTGGCGGGACATAAACGAATTAATTGCTCTGCAATCGGGACTTGCGAGAATGCACGCCAGGAGGCTTTTATGTGGAAGACCAACTACCATACGAAGAAGCTGATTGGATTTATTCCCTCGTTAAAGTGATGTATGGCCTGCTGAAGGGATGTTCTCGAGTTAATGAGATCTCCCAAGGAGTAGCTGTGACATTCTgtcgagaggggggggggggggggggtcaatacttaaaaaaaaagtaagacacGAGAAAGTCGCGAGGGATGAAACGAACTGTCAGATGTAACACTGAAGCACTATGTATCAGGAATCATTATGTGCTCGACAGGGGGTCTGAAGAAACGTCATGAGAATTCCTACGCATTACGGAAAGAAGCACAGCCAGTGACTGATCAACACAAGTTTTGATACCGGTATTACGGTGCCAAGTGACTTTGCACTTTGGATGCCAGCCAAcagaccacccccccccccttctcccttCTCTCTTCTCCCCAGGTAATGCCGGTATTATGTCTTCCCAAttccaatctctctctctctctctctctcttcttcttcttcttcttcttcttcttcttcttcttcttcttcttttgtcaacCCGAGCTTCACGGCCGGATCCCGTGACTAATATCAAGACACGAGTGAACGAACATCACATTGTCTTGCCGAAAACAAAAAGAGTCGGTCGTTTTCAACATCGTAGAAGTGCAAACAAAAAATCTCAATAATTATGAAGTTGAGATATCATCACTTAAGACTGTAAAATTTGATTGCCGTCATCTATGAGGCGTGCAGTGCctccattctctctctttctttccttgtctctttctctgtgtctctctctctctactatGTTTATCTTTCTGTTTCACACCGGAATTATCTCTGTATAGTCGGGAGTGTGAGTACAGCAAGCATAGCttctttttgtatatttccctCTATCTTTTCATCATATGAAATATAGCTTGATGTTACTGtacgttgggggggggggggaggcaactCGACTGAATGCCACAATCACAAGAGAAATTGCTATAGGATTATGATACTGAgctgaaattaatgaaatgttAGATCATGGCCAGCGCCATTACgtttacatttacatttgaaTTTACGTTTATATCTACATCTACATTTGCATttatatttacatttacattcaaTTTTACATTTACATTCAATTTTACATTGACATATAcatctacatatatatttacatttacCTCTGTATTTACATTTACATATATCTTTACCTTCACATCTGTATTTACATTTGCCTTTACATTTGTGTttgcatttacatttacatttacatttacatttacatttgcaTTTACATTTACCACGCAAGTGGATACTTTTAAAGCATTTGGAACACGGTTGCATTCATTTTTGCATGTAACGCAATATCCTATGAGCGTTAGGCCGTAGACTAGAAAAGTTTCGTTTGAAGTGGATTCGATTTGAACGTCTCATCCACGTATAATGATAAATTCTAACAAATTAAAGAGGTTTGATTTAAGTGTAGCGATGACAATCTTACCATCGGCGTCGACTTCGTTGATCATGTCCTGGAGCTCGGCCTCGGTGGGGTTCTGACCCAGAGATCGCATCACAGTTCCCAGCTCCTTGGTGGTAATCGTGCCGTCACCATCCTTGTCGAAGAGGGAGAAAGCCTCCTTAAATTCTGGTgagaatgggacaaaaaaaggaCCGTGCTACAATATCGAATAAACATTTGAGTAAAGTAAACTGAATTCAATTTTCATGTATCGTTGTGTGATCAGTGTAGCATAATCCTGTTCTGTTTTATTGTTGTTCATTAAGATAATGGGAAATCCATATAATGTGCTACTATGCTACACTATTGTAGCAAAATATCTGTTTTCTCAGAAGTCACTAAAACAATCGGCCCCATCGTAGGATAAAGGCAAGTCCGAGATTCATACGTATGAGGACTTCTCTTTCGGTTGATATTTGACACTTGTAGGGAAATGATTTAGATAATGCTTGATTTTAATTTCCATGTAAATCCGACATTATAGGAAATTAAAAAAGCACAAGCATATCcgtgaaatttgatattttcttaGGTAAATGTAGAAAGAAGTTTAACCGTAATAGAAAAGAAGAATTTCATGCATCGGCACAACAAACCGTTAACAAGTACGTGCCCCCAACCACTATCTTACCTCGTTCCCTTAAAACGTTGACTTTATGAATCTTCTCTATAATCTGGTACTGTATAATAATTATCAACAAAAGCATGTCGACATCTTTGATTCAAATGTAAGATTGAGgaagagagagtgtgtgtgtgagagagaaagagagatgaccTTGATTAGAGGGCAAGAAATTTGATGTCAAGTGTTTTCACTTCACTCCGTACGCCTTGACAAAGACAGAGGCATACAattgttttttaatctttgtgGGTGGAAAAAAGTCCCATACTTGTAGCGTAAAATGAACATTCATGTGGTTGTAAATAGATCCCACGGGTTAAATTGGTACGTTCATGATGTAAATTCTATATAATGCACCGATTACTGGCTCTGATGAACAAAAAATGCTTTAGACttcgagtgaaaaaaaaaatacatttatgagAATAAAGAGCACTTCCATTATTCATTGCTGGACACCACGGGTAGCTTTAGTGTAATGTTGACTCACGCGCTatgcaaatgtacattgtacatgacctttttttttaatgtgaaccTTTGCATACAAAGTTAAGGATAAACAATCTAAATTTCTTTCGCAGAGCACCGTCTACCtccgattttttttctctctctccctcgagGGACCTACTAGTATTCCATACAAGCTTGTCAGATTTTCAGTAGGTTTCTCCTACTGAACTTACTAAAATTCTGTaaattgcatatatatatatatatatatatatatatatatatatatatatatatatatatacatatatatatacacacacacacacacactattttCTGTTTCCCCAAATTTTAGGTCATGATTAAAAACTCTATAATACCTTAAGATTGTATAAATCAGTTTATATCTGCCCACTCCAAAACAGGTAATCTTTACTTGTTATCAACCtgtgataacttttttttttttattatgtgtaAATGCCAGTTATGTTTAAAACTTCaatgtgtacattttgtgtcatttttataAGTAAAGTGGATATAAATGTAAATGAACCTAAAatctcaagtgttgatatttTGAGGTGGTCATGATATGGGGACTTATATTGAACTACTGATGTGACTGTGCTTCTGTTGTTTGAAAACATTGCTCTGATCAGTGGTATTATTGCAACTTCACTGCCATAAATAGAGTTCATTCACATAATTTCGTGAACAATTGGCATACACAAGGATTTTATCAGTTGAATCTCACATGATACTCGCAACTTCCAAGAAAGTAAATTACATAATAACTCACACACTGCGTCTGAGCAAGGGTATCATGGCTAAAGTGAAAGAGACTAACAGCAGGTTTCTTTCCGGGGCAAAGGCCAAAATGCAATGAGATGAATGTTTGTAATGTCAAAGACTTCTGTGCCATGATAACGGAGTCGATAACGAAACCATTTTAAAGGTGGAGAAGAAGATGGgattgtaaacacacacacgcacacacacagagtttacacagacacagacacacactcatacacacacacacacacacacacacacacacacacacactgatatAAGTTCTGAACACAATATCTTGGCGCCACACCCCTTACACAACAGTCATGTCGAGCCAACTATTTGTTCTGCGATACCCGGTATGCTAATTCGATAAGACTAGAATGCAATTCCTTGAACAAACCCTGACATGCAATACAACGCGCCGACGACGCCATGCATGTACGACGGTGGTTAACCCCAATAATGTCAAAGAGTGATGTCTCTTTATAGTGTAGCGATCAATCATAGTATCATGGACTCACATAATAGAAATTCATGATCAGGGCATTAACatttgtgtcagtgtgtgtgtccTTTTAGCGCATGGGTGTTTTTActtataagagagagagagagaagagaacgAGAAAAGAAAACCATTCAGAGCAGAAATAGGGAAGCTTCTCTTCTTGACTTCTTCGGCAATACATTTCATTGCTTCGCTTCCTTGATTTCATTTAACTCTGTGTCTCTCCTTATACTGTTTAAACGGTTCAAAGAattaacattttgcatctttGCGCACAATGGAGAGTGGAGATCGAGTTACTATATGTATTCAAATTGGACAAGTGAATTGCTTAGACTTAAATGTGCATAAAACAAATAAGGGACATTGGCAGCGTACACGACGCAGCCAATCAAATCACTTGGCACTGTATAAGACGTTCTGTATATTTTACGCAGTCTCTAGCAGTGGCCGCTTTGCCTCTGATTGACAAACGCGCGCGGGGCGTGCGCGACCTGCACTAATACTGTTTATTTATTCCACTCATTATCAGCGATGATACGATCTTTAAAGCCGCTAATGCGTTATGCATTAACTCGGTGGAGTCGGCGTTTGTGAACATGACGTCACAGGGAATCAACCTTTACATGCGGATTTTCCTCTCAATCTGTTATCTTCATGTCGTCAGGCTtatgccaccccccccccccccttatagcGTTGTGCGACGTTAGCTTCTGAAGAGATTGGTAAGGGAGCTAGGCGCCAATTCAAGAAGAGGTCATGGtcgaaagaaaaggaaagagcaaagaGTCGT from Diadema setosum chromosome 1, eeDiaSeto1, whole genome shotgun sequence includes:
- the LOC140229345 gene encoding calmodulin isoform X1 → MHMLFNTHHWNSEADQLTEEQIAEFKEAFSLFDKDGDGTITTKELGTVMRSLGQNPTEAELQDMINEVDADGNGTIDFPEFLTMMARKMKETDSEEEIREAFRVFDKDGNGYISAAELRHVMTNLGEKLTDEEVDEMIREADIDGDGQVNYEEFVTMMTSK
- the LOC140229345 gene encoding calmodulin isoform X2, with the translated sequence MADQLTEEQIAEFKEAFSLFDKDGDGTITTKELGTVMRSLGQNPTEAELQDMINEVDADGNGTIDFPEFLTMMARKMKETDSEEEIREAFRVFDKDGNGYISAAELRHVMTNLGEKLTDEEVDEMIREADIDGDGQVNYEEFVTMMTSK